A stretch of Myxococcus hansupus DNA encodes these proteins:
- a CDS encoding carboxypeptidase-like regulatory domain-containing protein translates to MRLKSAVGRGLPLMLLGAALACSACSDNGSNPPGPSGNGEKNVVKGKAVDAAGRPLAGVEVVADNQVLYNSDVVGVTGADGTYRLELGQAAATWNASARLKRDINGRSFTFELHPFNASPFAGNEGAVRDFTWRLTGARPEGGVYGSGVFFRLADYVDPADPDQALQDEHVELTLTPVGPLADGSTGSPTTGRGASTGDGFGMPDVAIARYTVTGRYAPPGQAVRPLLVRVQGGDTYTESVTADFRPVIEGGDGPYRMDVELKFP, encoded by the coding sequence ATGCGACTGAAGAGTGCCGTGGGCAGGGGGCTTCCGTTGATGCTGTTGGGCGCGGCCCTGGCCTGTTCCGCCTGTTCGGACAATGGCTCCAACCCGCCGGGGCCCTCCGGGAACGGTGAGAAGAACGTCGTCAAGGGCAAGGCCGTGGACGCCGCGGGACGGCCCCTGGCCGGGGTGGAAGTCGTGGCGGACAACCAGGTCCTCTACAACTCCGACGTGGTGGGCGTGACCGGCGCGGACGGCACCTACCGGCTGGAGCTGGGCCAGGCGGCGGCGACCTGGAACGCCAGCGCGCGGCTCAAGCGCGACATCAATGGCCGCAGCTTCACCTTTGAACTGCACCCCTTCAACGCCAGCCCCTTCGCGGGGAACGAGGGCGCCGTTCGGGACTTCACCTGGCGGCTCACGGGCGCCAGGCCCGAAGGCGGCGTCTACGGGAGCGGCGTCTTCTTCCGGCTCGCGGACTACGTGGACCCGGCGGACCCGGACCAGGCGCTTCAGGACGAGCACGTCGAGCTGACGCTCACCCCGGTGGGGCCGCTGGCGGACGGCAGCACGGGGAGCCCCACGACGGGACGCGGTGCCTCAACGGGGGACGGCTTCGGCATGCCGGACGTGGCGATTGCGCGCTACACGGTGACGGGCCGCTACGCCCCGCCGGGACAGGCGGTCCGCCCCCTGCTCGTACGCGTCCAGGGGGGTGACACCTATACCGAATCCGTCACGGCGGACTTCAGGCCCGTCATTGAAGGCGGAGACGGCCCGTACCGCATGGACGTGGAGCTGAAGTTCCCCTGA
- a CDS encoding tetratricopeptide repeat protein, whose amino-acid sequence MTTESKASVTNDDVKPLSGPEMLERATEGFNLFQDGRFRESLTLFQSLAAMDPTEAYFQTALGACHLALEDLDLAESYFNRAIELDPSDLTPFVNRGEVHLRLGKVHEAARDFNHAVGLDPEGQDPLSARARMLAAAALESAEESPASESGSDGAA is encoded by the coding sequence ATGACGACTGAATCCAAGGCATCGGTGACCAACGACGACGTGAAGCCTCTGTCCGGCCCCGAGATGCTCGAACGGGCCACCGAAGGCTTCAACCTCTTCCAGGACGGCCGCTTCCGTGAGTCGCTGACCTTGTTCCAGTCCCTGGCGGCCATGGACCCCACCGAGGCCTACTTCCAGACGGCGCTCGGCGCCTGCCATCTGGCGCTGGAGGACCTGGATCTGGCCGAGTCCTATTTCAACCGCGCCATTGAACTGGACCCCAGCGACCTCACGCCCTTCGTCAACCGCGGGGAAGTCCACCTGCGCCTGGGCAAGGTCCACGAGGCGGCCCGGGACTTCAATCACGCGGTGGGCCTGGACCCGGAAGGGCAGGACCCGCTCAGCGCCCGTGCCCGGATGCTGGCCGCCGCCGCGCTGGAGAGCGCCGAGGAGTCCCCGGCCTCCGAGTCCGGAAGCGACGGCGCGGCGTAA
- a CDS encoding tetratricopeptide repeat protein, with protein sequence MSDSVPNKGQAEKVVVPEQLAEAVIRGEIFLGQFLKLSQEQLYAWADKGYQLLQAGSSQQALQIFQGLVAASPTDAVFHAQLGAAYMTLERFDEAFESFQLALQFNDGHVDALVGRGEVHLRRGNVPEALADLSKAIQRDPGLQRRATQRAHATLRTLKQQADQVKKGR encoded by the coding sequence GTGAGCGACTCCGTCCCCAACAAGGGTCAGGCTGAGAAGGTCGTCGTCCCCGAACAACTCGCCGAGGCGGTGATTCGCGGCGAAATCTTCCTGGGGCAGTTCCTCAAGCTCTCCCAAGAGCAGCTCTATGCCTGGGCGGACAAGGGGTACCAGCTCCTCCAGGCCGGCAGCTCCCAGCAGGCCCTTCAAATCTTCCAGGGCCTGGTGGCGGCGTCGCCCACGGATGCCGTGTTCCATGCGCAGCTCGGTGCCGCGTACATGACCCTGGAGCGTTTCGACGAGGCGTTCGAGTCGTTCCAGCTCGCGCTCCAGTTCAATGACGGCCACGTGGATGCGCTGGTGGGGCGAGGGGAAGTCCACCTGCGCCGGGGCAATGTCCCCGAAGCGCTCGCGGACCTGAGCAAGGCCATCCAGCGCGACCCGGGTCTCCAGCGCCGCGCCACCCAGCGGGCCCACGCGACGCTGCGCACCCTGAAGCAGCAGGCGGATCAGGTGAAGAAGGGCCGGTAG
- a CDS encoding DUF1521 domain-containing protein, with protein sequence MSNGIGGVGGNRQLTTAQSAGNVNTSTIARNAQLIESTLNLVEKAVDLAGKAVNVAGKALDQMSQAAPTKQAGTSGTSPAFPSERPNPLDSVRDAHSLKVDDGGKITTPGGYTIEQLGQFEWRVTGPDGKNTRVWGDPHVDESDGGKWDFKRDTSFVLGDGTRINCTCAPWGNGMTVSAQLDIVYGDSHVRVTDIDKGKGKVGQVSHDKGMDEVVRFHSKQNVDVFNMGKNAADWTFNGKEIVGHENGGEIHKVGEAVITEGHAMAFNYTAAADNPVAGEAAQNWDMNTSLPQVKPLPWDMSSGKPELNKLNETFDSISKVFDQLKNTNANGFNPFSKKDDLFGAYDKNQHRSALTQSFKALGDMFGTLEKLSKLNDMVRFRGPQSF encoded by the coding sequence ATGTCGAACGGAATCGGCGGAGTTGGCGGCAATCGGCAGCTCACCACGGCGCAGAGCGCGGGCAACGTCAACACCTCGACCATCGCTCGCAACGCGCAGTTGATCGAGTCGACGCTGAATCTGGTCGAAAAGGCGGTGGATCTCGCGGGGAAGGCGGTCAACGTCGCGGGCAAGGCGCTGGATCAGATGTCCCAGGCGGCCCCCACGAAGCAGGCGGGGACGTCCGGCACCAGCCCGGCCTTCCCGTCCGAGCGCCCCAACCCCCTGGACTCCGTGCGCGACGCCCACTCCCTGAAGGTGGACGACGGCGGGAAGATCACCACCCCGGGCGGCTACACCATTGAGCAGTTGGGCCAGTTCGAGTGGCGCGTGACGGGCCCGGACGGCAAGAACACCCGCGTCTGGGGTGATCCGCACGTCGATGAGAGCGACGGCGGCAAGTGGGACTTCAAGCGCGACACCTCGTTCGTGCTGGGCGACGGCACCCGGATCAACTGCACCTGCGCGCCCTGGGGCAACGGCATGACGGTGTCGGCGCAGTTGGACATCGTCTACGGCGACAGCCACGTGCGCGTGACGGACATCGACAAGGGCAAGGGCAAGGTCGGCCAGGTCTCCCACGACAAGGGCATGGACGAGGTGGTCCGGTTCCACTCGAAGCAGAACGTGGACGTCTTCAACATGGGGAAGAACGCCGCTGACTGGACGTTCAACGGCAAGGAGATTGTCGGCCACGAGAACGGCGGCGAAATCCACAAGGTCGGTGAGGCCGTCATCACCGAGGGACACGCCATGGCGTTCAACTACACGGCGGCGGCGGACAACCCGGTGGCGGGCGAGGCGGCCCAGAACTGGGACATGAACACCAGCCTGCCCCAGGTGAAGCCGCTGCCCTGGGACATGAGCAGTGGCAAGCCCGAGCTGAACAAGCTGAACGAGACGTTCGACTCCATCAGCAAGGTGTTCGACCAGCTCAAGAACACCAACGCCAACGGCTTCAACCCCTTCAGCAAGAAGGACGACCTGTTCGGCGCGTACGACAAGAACCAGCACCGCTCGGCGCTGACCCAGTCCTTCAAGGCCCTGGGTGACATGTTCGGGACCCTGGAGAAGCTGTCCAAGCTGAATGATATGGTCCGCTTCCGCGGCCCCCAGTCGTTCTGA
- a CDS encoding SycD/LcrH family type III secretion system chaperone: protein MPVLDPEDPKDEAKLDALLQRWADGKATLREVRGYSDDELYAIAKTAYFFFYQGRVNEARTLFQGLYAVNPTDAYFAKALGVVEMAAGNGQGALAAFDVAAKLAPHDPSVYVGRAEVKLALGQKPQAVEDLRRAAAMQPVDDPVVRKAAAMISALSRR from the coding sequence ATGCCCGTGCTGGACCCCGAGGATCCGAAGGACGAGGCGAAGCTGGATGCGCTGCTCCAGCGTTGGGCGGACGGCAAGGCCACGCTGCGGGAAGTGCGTGGCTATTCGGACGACGAGCTCTACGCCATCGCCAAGACGGCCTATTTCTTCTTCTACCAGGGCCGGGTGAACGAGGCGCGCACGCTCTTCCAGGGCCTGTATGCCGTCAACCCGACGGACGCCTACTTCGCCAAGGCGCTGGGCGTGGTGGAGATGGCCGCCGGAAACGGGCAGGGGGCGCTGGCCGCCTTCGACGTGGCCGCCAAGCTGGCCCCGCACGACCCCTCCGTGTACGTGGGTCGCGCCGAGGTGAAGCTCGCCCTGGGCCAGAAGCCCCAGGCCGTGGAGGATTTGCGACGGGCGGCGGCCATGCAGCCGGTGGACGACCCCGTGGTGCGCAAGGCGGCGGCCATGATTTCCGCCCTGAGCCGCCGGTGA
- a CDS encoding EscU/YscU/HrcU family type III secretion system export apparatus switch protein gives MSDDAEIAIALKYDKEKDGAPRVVAKGMRLKAEKIREIAREHNIPLMRNVNLANALYRVEVGHEVPEELYDAVAEVLNFVYELQREQAAAANRR, from the coding sequence ATGAGTGACGACGCCGAAATCGCCATCGCGTTGAAGTACGACAAGGAGAAGGACGGTGCCCCGCGCGTGGTGGCCAAGGGCATGCGGCTCAAGGCGGAGAAGATTCGCGAGATTGCCCGCGAGCACAACATCCCGCTGATGCGGAACGTGAACCTGGCCAACGCCCTCTACCGGGTGGAGGTGGGCCATGAGGTTCCCGAGGAGCTGTACGACGCCGTCGCCGAGGTCCTCAACTTCGTCTACGAGCTGCAGCGCGAGCAGGCGGCCGCCGCCAACCGGCGCTAG
- the sctU gene encoding type III secretion system export apparatus subunit SctU has product MSDESGEKTEEPSQKKLDDSRKKGQVWKSKDLSGVGVLLVGLAAVKFSWDMLETELTSLFMFSFDQLAHPESLAVATGQLLYLGLRAVLLVSLPVLAGCAIVGGLMEYLQVGTLFTMDPLMPKMEKLNPIQGMKNLFNKKAIVELLKNLIKISVTAYVVYGVVRDAMPLVVETVRQDTRSIMTIMGELVTRVATRVALLFVLFGVFDVWWQRKSFMKDMMMTKEEVKKEYKQSEGDPHHKAKRKELHQEIMEGAQMEAVREADVIVTNPDHVAVALKYDREKDGAPRVLARGIDFKAERIKAIAREQDVPTLRNVPLAHALLRVEVGHEVPEELYDAVAEVLNFVYGLKSGQPAPEGRA; this is encoded by the coding sequence ATGTCGGACGAGAGCGGAGAAAAAACAGAGGAGCCATCCCAGAAGAAGCTGGATGACTCACGCAAGAAGGGGCAGGTCTGGAAGAGCAAGGACCTGAGCGGCGTGGGCGTGCTGCTGGTGGGCCTGGCCGCGGTCAAGTTCAGTTGGGACATGCTGGAGACGGAGCTGACCTCGCTCTTCATGTTCTCCTTCGACCAGTTGGCGCACCCGGAGAGCCTGGCGGTGGCCACCGGGCAGTTGCTCTACCTGGGCCTGCGCGCGGTGCTGCTGGTGTCGCTGCCGGTCCTTGCGGGCTGCGCCATCGTGGGCGGATTGATGGAGTACCTCCAGGTGGGGACGCTCTTCACCATGGATCCGCTGATGCCGAAGATGGAGAAGCTCAACCCCATCCAGGGCATGAAGAACCTGTTCAACAAGAAGGCCATTGTTGAACTGCTGAAGAACCTCATCAAAATCTCCGTCACCGCCTACGTCGTCTACGGCGTGGTGCGGGACGCCATGCCCCTGGTGGTGGAGACGGTCCGGCAGGACACGCGCTCCATCATGACCATCATGGGGGAGCTGGTGACGCGCGTGGCCACGCGCGTGGCGCTGCTGTTCGTCCTCTTCGGCGTCTTCGACGTCTGGTGGCAGCGCAAGTCCTTCATGAAGGACATGATGATGACCAAGGAGGAGGTCAAGAAGGAGTACAAGCAGAGCGAGGGCGATCCGCACCACAAGGCCAAGCGCAAGGAACTCCACCAGGAAATCATGGAGGGTGCGCAGATGGAGGCCGTGCGCGAGGCGGACGTCATCGTCACCAACCCGGACCACGTGGCGGTGGCCCTCAAGTACGACCGGGAGAAGGACGGCGCGCCGCGCGTGCTCGCCCGGGGCATCGACTTCAAGGCCGAGCGCATCAAGGCCATTGCCCGCGAGCAGGACGTGCCCACGCTGCGCAACGTGCCCCTGGCCCACGCCCTGCTTCGGGTGGAGGTGGGGCACGAGGTGCCGGAGGAGCTGTACGACGCGGTCGCCGAGGTCCTCAACTTCGTCTACGGCTTGAAGAGCGGCCAGCCGGCCCCGGAGGGCCGCGCGTGA
- a CDS encoding flagellar biosynthetic protein FliR produces the protein MNVADLVAELGTRANVSAVIFTVALVMCRVMPLLIFSPFLGGEVVPTELKMGIGLTLSIVLYPIIAGSVTAIPLSAMPYIALMAKEIFIGFTMAFVVNTLFEAARVAGNLVDTMAGSNNAQLYVPQLGQQVTLFSSFKVQLTVVLFLTLDGHHVIIQALADSLVAIPLDGFPNFNSGPWPFFDLMIRVFANLLKVSLALAAPGMLATFLTDVALGAINRVAPQIQVFFISMSVKPLVSVLLIFLVLGSLMDRLQGEMVQMLRTLNVTIRLLS, from the coding sequence ATGAACGTCGCGGACCTCGTGGCAGAGCTGGGCACCCGGGCCAACGTCTCGGCCGTCATCTTCACGGTGGCGCTGGTGATGTGCCGGGTGATGCCCCTGCTCATCTTCAGCCCCTTCCTGGGCGGTGAGGTGGTCCCCACCGAGCTGAAGATGGGTATCGGGCTGACGCTCTCCATCGTGCTCTATCCCATCATCGCGGGCTCGGTGACGGCCATTCCCCTGAGCGCGATGCCGTACATCGCGCTGATGGCGAAGGAGATATTCATCGGCTTCACCATGGCCTTCGTGGTCAACACGCTCTTCGAGGCGGCGCGTGTGGCCGGCAACCTGGTGGACACCATGGCCGGCAGCAACAACGCGCAGTTGTACGTGCCGCAGCTCGGACAGCAGGTGACGCTCTTCTCCAGCTTCAAGGTCCAGCTCACGGTGGTGCTGTTCCTCACGCTGGATGGGCACCACGTCATCATCCAGGCGCTGGCGGACAGCCTGGTGGCGATCCCGCTGGACGGCTTCCCCAACTTCAACAGCGGCCCGTGGCCCTTCTTCGACCTGATGATCCGCGTGTTCGCGAACCTGCTCAAGGTGAGCCTGGCGCTGGCGGCACCGGGCATGCTGGCCACCTTCCTCACCGACGTGGCGCTGGGCGCCATCAACCGCGTGGCACCGCAAATCCAGGTGTTCTTCATTTCGATGTCCGTCAAACCCCTGGTGAGCGTGCTCCTCATCTTCCTGGTGCTGGGCTCTCTGATGGATCGCTTGCAGGGGGAGATGGTCCAGATGCTGCGGACGCTCAACGTGACCATTCGGCTGCTCTCCTGA
- the fliQ gene encoding flagellar biosynthesis protein FliQ, whose product MNQLTFITQEALFLVLVASAPPVLMSLLVGFIISLFQATTQIQEQTLTFAPKVVAVFGVLALAGPWIGSQLVRFTFHVFDRFPALIK is encoded by the coding sequence ATGAATCAGCTTACGTTCATCACCCAGGAGGCCCTGTTCCTGGTGCTCGTCGCGTCGGCGCCGCCGGTGCTGATGAGCCTGCTGGTGGGATTCATCATCTCGCTGTTCCAGGCCACCACGCAGATTCAGGAGCAGACGCTCACCTTCGCGCCGAAGGTCGTCGCCGTCTTCGGCGTGCTGGCGCTGGCGGGCCCGTGGATTGGCAGCCAGTTGGTGCGCTTCACGTTCCACGTGTTCGACAGGTTCCCCGCGCTCATCAAATGA
- the sctR gene encoding type III secretion system export apparatus subunit SctR: MSPDRSRLPRVAPWLFAAAVAAHPFTALAQKRGGAAIPDSVVNEAVNSDSFASRPLILILALAAMGLVPFALMMATSFVKISVVLSIVRSALGTQQIPPTQVITGLAVILTVYIMAPVGQQMYRAAGVDIWSKGPGVFSSETVGSMLGAASKSKEPLREWLIKKVTTKDRALFFNLAKKLRKGEDRDAVENNDFMVIIPAFVVSELKEAFQIGFLLFVPFIVIDMVVANILLALGMHMLSPTTISMPFKLLLFVLVDGWYLIAKGLVVGYL; encoded by the coding sequence TTGTCCCCAGACCGTTCCCGTCTCCCGCGCGTCGCGCCCTGGCTGTTCGCGGCCGCGGTCGCCGCGCATCCCTTCACGGCGCTCGCGCAGAAGCGCGGGGGCGCGGCCATCCCGGACTCGGTGGTCAACGAGGCCGTCAACAGCGACTCGTTCGCCTCGCGCCCGCTCATCCTCATCCTGGCGCTGGCGGCCATGGGCCTGGTGCCCTTCGCGCTGATGATGGCGACCAGCTTCGTGAAGATTTCGGTGGTGCTCTCCATCGTCCGCTCGGCGCTGGGCACGCAGCAGATTCCGCCCACCCAGGTCATCACCGGCCTGGCGGTCATCCTCACCGTCTACATCATGGCCCCCGTGGGCCAGCAGATGTACCGCGCGGCCGGCGTGGACATCTGGTCGAAGGGGCCCGGCGTCTTCTCCTCGGAGACGGTGGGGTCCATGCTCGGCGCGGCCAGCAAGTCCAAGGAGCCGCTGCGCGAGTGGCTCATCAAGAAGGTGACCACCAAGGACCGGGCGCTCTTCTTCAACCTCGCCAAGAAGCTGCGCAAGGGCGAGGACCGCGACGCCGTGGAGAACAATGACTTCATGGTCATCATCCCGGCCTTCGTGGTGTCGGAGCTGAAGGAGGCCTTCCAGATAGGCTTCCTGCTCTTCGTCCCGTTCATCGTCATCGACATGGTGGTGGCCAACATCCTGTTGGCGCTGGGCATGCACATGCTGTCGCCCACCACCATCTCCATGCCGTTCAAGCTGCTCCTGTTCGTGCTCGTGGACGGTTGGTATCTCATCGCCAAGGGCCTGGTCGTCGGCTACCTGTAA
- a CDS encoding flagellar biosynthetic protein FliO gives MKPAPSDAALLEADRALDAELSATAAKRQAQAWGDGAADALAEAEEPENLGWLLARTLLVLGVVVASIYLTLNVGLRKLMGLQGSAMGRQPLVSVVERLPLDQRRSLFVVKAADEYLLVGGGEGGLQLLSKLDVEAVERIRAQRPQTNAVPLSPFLQKLLSRRSGGSPSQPPGS, from the coding sequence ATGAAGCCGGCCCCTTCGGACGCGGCGCTGCTGGAGGCGGACCGCGCGCTGGACGCGGAGCTGTCGGCCACGGCGGCGAAGCGCCAGGCGCAGGCCTGGGGGGATGGCGCGGCGGATGCGCTGGCGGAAGCCGAGGAGCCCGAGAACCTGGGCTGGCTGCTGGCCCGCACGCTGCTGGTGCTGGGCGTGGTGGTGGCCTCCATCTACCTCACGTTGAACGTGGGCCTGCGCAAGCTGATGGGGCTCCAGGGCTCGGCCATGGGCCGACAGCCGCTGGTGTCCGTGGTGGAGCGGCTCCCCCTGGACCAACGCCGCAGCCTCTTCGTGGTGAAGGCCGCGGACGAATACCTGCTGGTGGGCGGCGGCGAGGGCGGTTTGCAACTGTTGTCGAAGCTGGATGTGGAGGCGGTGGAGCGCATTCGCGCGCAGCGCCCGCAGACGAACGCAGTTCCACTGAGCCCATTCCTCCAGAAGCTCCTCTCTCGCCGCAGCGGTGGCTCGCCTTCCCAGCCGCCCGGCTCCTGA
- the sctQ gene encoding type III secretion system cytoplasmic ring protein SctQ, with the protein MSLESEDDGPGVHERTMLVDLRQLRPSRPESQEPPEEQAPSAPQERTWRPFVFQNLEKVSRAQGLLAERLRWLTPAQGTATAVAARLKELFDADVSLTLESVQVRPMAELRRFLGDPTFLAVLAPGALQGRAVLEVELSLAHVAVDLLLGGAGETVGLRPLTDIEEGVMAYVVLEGLKLLVPGLQPAVPRPRLDGVARGVDEVSARLGDDGPMLAVHLHATLGSHSGMVRLVVPAAVLDAAEPAVESAQRRARGKADLEAFASRLSAVRGFLRAEIGSAEISGQDLASLRVKDVLLVDALTARPDKGETGTAQLRMGKGTAGRAEAEVFVGADGRYRARITDIIPGEPGHPGSVAEGGSEPADEEEDFTNPELDVPPELEGAALDDVSKPDGSDLLGDVPLQIAVELARVPVTAQQVVGLRAGQVLELNRGPGEPVELSVNGKVVARGELVEVEGQLGVRIITLAG; encoded by the coding sequence ATGAGTCTGGAGTCCGAGGATGATGGACCGGGCGTCCATGAGCGCACGATGCTGGTGGACCTGCGCCAGCTTCGGCCCTCGCGTCCGGAGTCTCAGGAGCCCCCAGAGGAGCAGGCGCCTTCGGCTCCGCAGGAGCGGACCTGGCGGCCCTTCGTCTTCCAGAACCTGGAGAAGGTGTCTCGGGCGCAGGGCCTGCTCGCGGAGCGGCTGCGCTGGCTGACGCCCGCCCAGGGCACGGCGACCGCGGTGGCGGCGCGGCTCAAGGAGCTGTTCGACGCCGACGTGAGCCTGACGCTGGAGTCCGTGCAGGTGCGGCCCATGGCGGAGCTGCGGCGCTTCCTGGGCGACCCGACCTTCCTGGCGGTGCTGGCGCCGGGGGCGCTCCAGGGCCGGGCGGTGCTCGAGGTGGAGCTGTCGCTGGCGCACGTGGCGGTGGACCTGCTGCTGGGCGGCGCGGGTGAGACGGTGGGCCTGCGCCCGCTGACGGACATCGAGGAGGGCGTGATGGCGTACGTCGTCCTCGAGGGACTCAAGCTGCTCGTGCCGGGGCTGCAACCGGCGGTGCCGCGTCCCCGGCTGGACGGCGTGGCGCGCGGCGTGGACGAGGTCTCCGCGCGGCTGGGCGATGACGGCCCCATGCTGGCGGTCCACCTCCACGCGACGCTGGGCTCGCACAGCGGCATGGTGCGGCTGGTGGTGCCCGCGGCGGTGCTGGACGCGGCGGAGCCGGCGGTGGAGAGCGCGCAGCGGCGGGCCCGGGGGAAGGCGGACCTGGAGGCCTTCGCGAGCCGTCTGTCGGCGGTGCGCGGTTTCCTGCGCGCGGAGATTGGCTCCGCGGAGATTTCCGGCCAGGACCTGGCGAGCCTGCGGGTGAAGGACGTGCTCCTGGTGGACGCGCTCACGGCGCGGCCGGACAAGGGCGAGACGGGCACGGCGCAGTTGCGGATGGGGAAGGGGACGGCGGGGCGCGCGGAGGCGGAGGTGTTCGTGGGTGCGGACGGGCGCTACCGGGCCCGCATCACGGACATCATCCCCGGCGAGCCGGGCCATCCCGGGTCGGTGGCCGAGGGCGGCTCGGAGCCCGCGGATGAAGAAGAGGACTTCACGAACCCGGAGCTGGATGTTCCTCCGGAACTGGAAGGGGCGGCCTTGGACGATGTGAGCAAGCCGGACGGAAGCGACCTGCTCGGAGACGTGCCCCTGCAGATCGCCGTGGAACTGGCGCGGGTGCCCGTTACCGCGCAGCAGGTGGTGGGGCTGCGCGCGGGGCAGGTCCTCGAGCTCAACCGCGGTCCTGGGGAGCCAGTGGAGCTGTCCGTCAATGGCAAGGTGGTGGCCCGCGGGGAGCTGGTGGAGGTGGAAGGCCAGCTCGGCGTGCGCATCATCACCCTGGCGGGGTGA
- a CDS encoding flagellar hook-length control protein FliK produces MSRVDDDRDAARMAERLLQEKKLAEGQAKKRQEGASAFQRLMQQSQQPPPSPGAPPTTPQQQQGGLARAVLARATQQGKTFGERVQQEQQPGLKSLAQPQTQGMAQAQASEARGGTRASDARDTRRTEERKTSDSRDKDLGKAESSLGQVNSERGAAIRADADAGGGKGSGGGKDKKEGGSESIAPGFRFNPALMAPVPVAKPKDTAGSERLRAMASEIAQKIVERVRVGTNASGNAEFQIDLRGDVLKGLSIKVSARNGKISATFSGSDREVLKQLEEASEGLRSALSGRGLRLEDVRFEAKT; encoded by the coding sequence ATGAGCCGAGTTGACGACGATCGCGATGCAGCGCGCATGGCCGAGCGCCTCCTCCAGGAGAAGAAGCTCGCCGAGGGCCAGGCCAAGAAGCGCCAGGAGGGGGCTTCCGCCTTCCAGCGGCTGATGCAGCAGTCCCAGCAGCCTCCTCCGTCGCCAGGGGCGCCGCCCACGACGCCCCAGCAGCAGCAGGGCGGCCTGGCGCGGGCGGTGCTCGCCCGGGCCACCCAGCAGGGCAAGACGTTCGGTGAGCGGGTGCAGCAAGAGCAGCAGCCCGGCCTGAAGTCGCTGGCGCAGCCGCAGACCCAGGGCATGGCGCAGGCGCAGGCCTCGGAGGCTCGGGGCGGCACCCGCGCGTCCGACGCCCGGGATACGCGGCGGACCGAGGAGCGCAAGACGTCCGACAGCCGCGACAAGGACCTGGGCAAGGCGGAGTCCTCGCTGGGTCAGGTCAACTCCGAGCGGGGCGCCGCCATCCGCGCGGACGCCGACGCGGGCGGGGGCAAGGGCAGCGGTGGGGGCAAGGACAAGAAGGAGGGCGGCTCGGAGTCCATCGCTCCCGGCTTCCGGTTCAACCCCGCGCTGATGGCGCCGGTGCCCGTGGCCAAGCCCAAGGACACCGCGGGCTCGGAGCGCCTGCGGGCGATGGCCAGTGAAATCGCGCAGAAAATCGTGGAGCGCGTCCGGGTGGGCACCAATGCCTCCGGCAACGCGGAGTTCCAGATTGATTTGCGCGGCGACGTGCTCAAGGGCCTGTCCATCAAGGTCAGCGCGCGCAACGGGAAGATTTCCGCCACCTTCAGCGGCAGCGACCGCGAGGTGCTCAAGCAGCTCGAAGAAGCCAGCGAGGGCCTGCGCTCGGCGCTCAGCGGCCGGGGGCTCCGGCTTGAAGACGTACGCTTCGAGGCGAAGACATGA
- a CDS encoding flagellar assembly protein FliH → MPPYRLQALQDMRARAKEEAEQAFSSAIKALEKEKVELQRLIDDLEQRKRERKAKVAAYLKEVMFKGAGINGMNMMNRFEERLKDEEAQVALEVERQREAVKVAERLVEQRRREMADAAKELKAIEKHRENWQKQVKYERQQREELNQEEIGNALFLARQRK, encoded by the coding sequence ATGCCCCCGTACCGGTTGCAGGCCCTGCAGGACATGCGCGCTCGGGCCAAGGAAGAGGCGGAGCAAGCCTTTTCCTCCGCCATCAAGGCGTTGGAGAAGGAGAAGGTGGAGCTCCAGCGTCTCATCGACGACCTGGAGCAGCGCAAGCGCGAGCGCAAGGCGAAGGTCGCCGCCTACCTGAAGGAGGTCATGTTCAAGGGCGCCGGCATCAACGGCATGAACATGATGAACCGCTTCGAGGAGCGCCTGAAGGACGAGGAGGCGCAGGTGGCGCTGGAGGTGGAGCGCCAGCGGGAGGCCGTCAAGGTGGCCGAACGCCTGGTGGAGCAGCGCCGGCGGGAGATGGCCGATGCCGCCAAGGAGCTGAAGGCCATCGAGAAGCACCGAGAGAACTGGCAGAAGCAGGTGAAGTACGAGCGCCAACAGCGCGAGGAGTTGAACCAGGAGGAGATTGGCAACGCCTTGTTCCTGGCGCGCCAGCGCAAGTAA